The Pseudomonas sp. GD03919 region GACATCGGTGTCAGCCAGCAGGATCGTGACTGGCGCATCGTCCTGGCACGGCCGCTGCTCAGTGGGCGCCTGCAAACCTGGCAGACCGAGGGCGAGAGTCTTCTGCAACAGATCAATGCGGCCCGCGCACAGGCGCGTCAGTGCGGTGGCCAGGCCTTTGCCGCTGCCGCACCGCTGGTGTGGAGTGCCGAGTTGGGCAGTGCCGCCGAGAGCCACAGCCGGGCCATGGCCAACGGCAATTTCTTCGCCCACCAGGGGCCAGATGGGCTGACGCCTGGGGATCGCGCCGAACTGGCCGGCTATGAGGGCGGCAAGGTGGGCGAGAACATCGCCGCTGCACTGGATAGCACCGCCAAGGTGGTAGAGGGCTGGCTGGCCAGCCCCGGGCACTGCGCCAATATCATGAACCCTGAGTTCAGCGAGCTGGGCGCTGCCTACGCCAACGA contains the following coding sequences:
- a CDS encoding CAP domain-containing protein — its product is MMMAGQGIARASEDLALIETINAYRGEMQRCGVQVSEPLPPLSNDPRLILPANGTGDLQDSLSAAGYPLVNVQAITLSGPRNAEAAMQALSESFCRVLLDPQFIDIGVSQQDRDWRIVLARPLLSGRLQTWQTEGESLLQQINAARAQARQCGGQAFAAAAPLVWSAELGSAAESHSRAMANGNFFAHQGPDGLTPGDRAELAGYEGGKVGENIAAALDSTAKVVEGWLASPGHCANIMNPEFSELGAAYANDPQSDAGIYWTALFGGQ